The Solidesulfovibrio fructosivorans JJ] genome has a window encoding:
- a CDS encoding chemotaxis protein CheW codes for MEETLKKQDAELLQLVTFSIGEEEFGVDILSVQEIIRMMDITKVPRAPEFVEGVINLRGKVIPIIDLRRRFGLSTRDHDKHTRIIVIEINNMIVGFVVDSVSEVLRIPASTVEPPPPVVSGLESEYISGVGKLEDRLLILLDLDKLLSGEERDMLSSF; via the coding sequence ATGGAGGAAACCCTCAAAAAACAGGATGCCGAACTGCTCCAGCTCGTTACGTTCAGTATCGGCGAGGAAGAGTTCGGCGTGGATATCCTCAGCGTGCAGGAAATCATCCGCATGATGGATATCACCAAGGTCCCGCGCGCCCCGGAATTCGTCGAGGGCGTCATCAACCTGCGGGGCAAGGTCATTCCCATCATCGACCTGCGTCGCCGTTTCGGTCTGTCCACGCGGGACCATGACAAACACACCCGGATCATCGTCATCGAAATCAACAACATGATCGTCGGTTTCGTGGTCGACTCCGTCTCCGAGGTGCTGCGCATACCCGCCAGCACGGTGGAGCCGCCGCCACCCGTCGTTTCCGGCCTCGAATCCGAGTACATCAGCGGCGTGGGCAAGCTTGAGGATCGGTTGCTGATCCTGCTCGACCTCGACAAGCTGCTTTCCGGTGAAGAGCGCGATATGTTGAGTTCCTTCTAG